A genomic stretch from Candidatus Omnitrophota bacterium includes:
- a CDS encoding phospholipase D-like domain-containing protein, which translates to MRNINKLRVNYISLAALAYFVFCGQISSAEILFGSSYHQYLHKYLSESKTSITIAIYFIIIGPDDQANPVNELLNDLIAAKQRKVAIKVILEDSKLKENRLAYEKLKENNIAVYFDTPEHLLHTKAAVIDDRYVFVGSANWSKAAIEDNYEATYFKDSPEDAIALKEQINDIPLQDKDLFLPSAEGVAVSSSFLLSPKLGRRLIKAQADRQFDIYLLLHKLRQERDQSSFDLDYDSIAKDMKYQAPKKPGTYRNEHHYFYERVHRLLKRLRRCGLIDYRKGKVTLKSDTAALSAPITIPFEYWHQGYSDKLSMRAKYMYLVCLYEASRSTKYPFWFRSQEDMSKLYGISDTTISLGLLELESNGLIEITRDKPTPPDYSDRKANVYRMLPLIRK; encoded by the coding sequence GTGAGAAACATAAATAAGCTAAGAGTCAACTATATATCTCTGGCTGCATTGGCTTATTTTGTATTTTGCGGCCAGATCAGCTCTGCGGAAATCCTTTTCGGCAGCTCCTACCACCAATACCTGCATAAATACCTATCCGAGTCCAAGACCTCAATTACCATAGCGATCTACTTTATCATAATAGGCCCTGATGACCAGGCCAACCCGGTTAACGAGCTGCTTAATGATCTCATAGCCGCGAAACAGCGTAAAGTAGCGATAAAGGTCATCTTGGAGGACTCAAAGCTAAAGGAGAACCGCCTTGCCTATGAAAAGCTAAAGGAAAACAACATAGCCGTATACTTTGATACGCCTGAGCATCTTTTGCATACAAAGGCAGCCGTTATTGATGACAGATATGTATTCGTAGGCAGCGCCAACTGGTCAAAGGCGGCCATTGAAGATAACTATGAGGCCACCTATTTTAAGGACTCTCCCGAAGACGCCATTGCCTTGAAGGAGCAGATTAACGATATCCCTCTTCAGGATAAAGATCTATTCCTGCCTTCCGCAGAAGGCGTAGCTGTTTCAAGCAGTTTTCTTCTTTCCCCTAAGTTAGGCCGCCGTCTCATTAAAGCCCAGGCAGACAGACAATTTGACATTTATCTACTGTTACATAAACTCCGGCAAGAGAGAGACCAGTCATCCTTTGACCTTGATTACGACTCTATAGCCAAAGATATGAAATACCAAGCTCCAAAGAAACCGGGCACCTATCGCAATGAACACCACTACTTCTATGAGAGGGTGCACCGTTTACTGAAACGCCTCAGGCGCTGCGGCCTTATAGACTACAGGAAAGGCAAAGTCACACTAAAGTCCGATACCGCCGCGCTCTCCGCCCCAATAACAATTCCCTTTGAATATTGGCATCAGGGATACTCCGACAAACTCTCTATGCGGGCAAAGTATATGTATCTTGTTTGCCTGTATGAAGCATCCCGCTCTACAAAATACCCTTTCTGGTTCCGCAGCCAGGAAGATATGTCCAAGCTCTACGGCATAAGCGATACGACTATCTCATTAGGTCTCTTGGAATTAGAGTCAAACGGGCTCATTGAAATCACCAGAGACAAGCCAACACCCCCTGATTATTCCGACAGGAAAGCCAATGTTTACAGGATGCTCCCCCTCATAAGAAAATAA
- the thiC gene encoding phosphomethylpyrimidine synthase ThiC — protein sequence MTLIEEARRNKANTLIRGIAKCEGVSISYLLKKIAKGEIVIPKNTFHDVARPCGIGKGLRTKVNANIGTSEDKADSNYELEKLDVAVEAGADTVMDLSTGGNIEGMLRSMIKRSCVPVGTVPIYQAALIAERSRGSFLKMTKDDIFGALKTQAEMGVDFFTIHSGVTKSAVSIAQKRRRVLGVVSRGGAMLTAWIARSNKENPLYEFFDDVLDMARKFDITLSLGDGMRPGSILDATDALQLHELRILGGLAKRALKKGVQVIIEGPGHVPLNQIKRNILLQKKICRNAPFYVLGPLVCDVAAGYDHISGAIGGALAAGFGADFLCYVTPSEHLRHPATQDVEDGVIASRIAAHAADIAKGVKGAVDWDRKMSIARKNRDWKEQIKYAVYPRKAEEYRASSLPALSDVCTMCGKFCSLKLVENCVK from the coding sequence ATGACACTTATTGAAGAGGCAAGAAGGAATAAGGCCAATACCTTGATCCGCGGCATCGCCAAATGTGAAGGTGTTTCTATAAGTTATCTTCTGAAAAAGATAGCAAAAGGAGAGATCGTTATTCCTAAGAATACCTTCCATGATGTCGCCAGGCCCTGCGGCATAGGCAAAGGGCTGAGGACAAAGGTAAACGCCAATATAGGGACATCCGAGGATAAGGCGGACAGTAATTATGAATTAGAGAAGCTTGACGTTGCCGTAGAGGCCGGAGCAGATACGGTCATGGATCTAAGCACAGGCGGTAACATTGAGGGCATGCTGCGGTCAATGATCAAGCGTTCTTGTGTCCCCGTCGGCACAGTGCCGATCTATCAGGCGGCGTTGATCGCCGAGCGTTCCAGGGGCAGTTTCCTGAAGATGACGAAAGACGATATCTTTGGCGCGTTAAAGACGCAGGCGGAGATGGGCGTGGATTTTTTCACCATACATTCCGGCGTGACAAAGTCCGCCGTGTCTATCGCCCAAAAAAGGCGCCGCGTTCTCGGCGTTGTAAGCAGGGGAGGGGCGATGCTGACTGCCTGGATAGCGCGCTCCAATAAGGAAAATCCCCTATATGAATTTTTTGATGATGTGCTGGATATGGCGCGTAAGTTTGACATCACTTTGAGCCTGGGGGACGGGATGCGCCCGGGAAGCATATTGGATGCTACCGACGCATTGCAGCTGCATGAATTGAGGATACTCGGCGGATTGGCAAAGAGGGCCCTGAAGAAAGGCGTCCAAGTGATCATAGAAGGCCCCGGGCATGTTCCGCTAAACCAGATAAAGAGGAATATCCTGCTGCAGAAAAAGATATGCAGAAACGCGCCGTTTTATGTCCTAGGTCCGCTTGTCTGCGATGTCGCGGCCGGCTACGACCATATTTCCGGGGCGATAGGCGGGGCATTGGCGGCCGGTTTCGGGGCGGATTTTCTTTGCTATGTAACCCCTTCCGAGCATCTCAGGCATCCTGCCACCCAGGACGTAGAAGACGGCGTTATCGCTTCCCGTATAGCGGCTCACGCGGCCGATATAGCCAAGGGAGTAAAAGGCGCCGTGGATTGGGACAGGAAGATGTCTATCGCGCGAAAGAACAGGGATTGGAAAGAGCAGATCAAGTACGCGGTTTATCCCAGGAAAGCGGAGGAATATAGGGCTTCTTCTTTGCCCGCGCTTTCGGACGTCTGCACAATGTGCGGAAAGTTTTGTTCCTTGAAATTAGTCGAGAATTGCGTAAAATAG
- a CDS encoding deoxyguanosinetriphosphate triphosphohydrolase, with the protein MRKSNYIEEFESRFLAPYAQKSSRTRGRQHKEKEHTYRGCYQRDRDRVIHSAAFRRLEYKTQVFVNHEGDYYRTRLTHTLEVSQIARTIAWALRLNVDLVEAISLAHDLGHTPFGHAGEEALNDLMRDYGGFNHNAQSLRVVDLLEEKYPDFPGLNLTWEVREGIAKHMSAYDTIAGNETFEPDKLPALETQVVDIADEIAYDNHDLDDGITSGLIQESELKKVSLWRDVFEGTWAKHRKLDPQMRKYLMIRSLIDIQVTDLINNSRKKLKEFAPSSPDDAKGLKEKIIVFSDDIKERRLELRRLLIRDLYRHYRVLRMSHKAKRFITELFNLYLESPEQLPVSRKGPASTGSAPALDQPRGSQEDTRRMICDYIAAMTDRCALDEHKKLFDPHEKV; encoded by the coding sequence ATGCGGAAAAGCAATTACATAGAAGAGTTTGAAAGCAGGTTTCTCGCGCCTTACGCCCAGAAAAGCAGCCGGACGCGCGGCAGGCAGCATAAGGAAAAAGAGCATACCTACCGCGGTTGTTACCAGAGAGACAGGGACAGGGTAATACATTCGGCTGCTTTCAGGCGCCTGGAATACAAGACGCAGGTATTTGTCAATCACGAAGGCGATTATTACCGGACCCGCCTTACGCATACATTGGAGGTCTCTCAGATAGCCAGGACGATCGCCTGGGCGTTGAGGCTGAACGTAGATCTGGTAGAGGCCATTTCGCTCGCCCATGATCTGGGCCATACGCCTTTCGGGCACGCGGGCGAGGAGGCGCTTAATGATCTGATGCGGGATTACGGCGGGTTCAACCACAACGCGCAGAGCTTAAGGGTCGTGGATCTATTGGAGGAAAAATATCCTGATTTTCCCGGATTGAACTTGACCTGGGAAGTCAGGGAAGGCATAGCAAAGCATATGTCGGCTTATGATACCATAGCCGGAAACGAGACATTTGAGCCGGATAAACTGCCCGCGCTGGAAACACAAGTCGTTGACATCGCGGATGAAATAGCGTATGATAATCATGATTTAGATGACGGTATTACCTCAGGGCTTATCCAGGAGAGCGAACTTAAGAAGGTTTCTCTCTGGCGTGATGTATTCGAGGGGACCTGGGCGAAACACCGGAAGCTGGATCCGCAGATGAGGAAGTACCTGATGATAAGGTCGCTTATAGACATCCAGGTGACCGACCTCATCAATAATTCGCGGAAGAAACTAAAAGAATTCGCGCCTTCTTCTCCGGATGACGCGAAGGGCCTTAAGGAAAAGATTATCGTCTTCAGCGATGATATAAAGGAACGCAGATTAGAGTTACGCCGCCTTCTGATCAGGGATCTTTACCGCCATTATAGAGTGTTAAGGATGTCTCATAAGGCAAAGAGGTTTATCACGGAATTGTTTAATTTATACCTGGAGAGCCCGGAGCAGCTTCCTGTAAGCAGGAAGGGCCCTGCTTCGACAGGATCAGCACCCGCCCTGGACCAACCAAGGGGCTCGCAGGAGGACACCAGAAGGATGATTTGCGACTATATAGCCGCGATGACCGACAGGTGCGCGCTGGATGAGCACAAGAAACTATTTGACCCTCACGAAAAAGTATAA
- a CDS encoding HD domain-containing protein, which translates to MSTRNYLTLTKKYKRAISSQHSLYRLINSSFDIKGLLLRLSKLLCQVMEAAQCTVILLDNTKQYADLKCAYRINKRIIVERRGRLSNYLEKEIAKTATPVNKGCVMAAPLMSEDIIGIVILKRGRHQQPFDSVDQDILSMLVTQVSMGIKNIQLYEEQQKLILGSIKSMVKLLDAKVPREYTHTPYFSKLVGDIAHQMRLNESDIRILKYASMLHDVGKIDIPSEILMKPTPLTKKEFGLIKGHPVAGAKMFKPLQILKPVIPIILHHHEKYDGQGYPSGLKKGRIPLGARIMSVADAFEAMVFGRPYKERMNVIQAVNEIKRQSGSQFDPKVVDAFLKVLKSFRIKKYLKRERSKVIMK; encoded by the coding sequence ATGAGCACAAGAAACTATTTGACCCTCACGAAAAAGTATAAACGGGCGATCTCTTCGCAGCATTCGCTTTACCGCCTGATAAATTCCAGTTTTGATATCAAAGGCCTTTTGCTCCGCCTTTCAAAACTTCTTTGCCAGGTTATGGAGGCGGCGCAGTGCACCGTGATCCTGCTTGACAATACGAAGCAATATGCCGATCTTAAATGCGCCTACCGTATAAATAAGAGGATCATTGTTGAGCGCAGGGGCAGGTTGTCTAATTATCTGGAGAAGGAGATCGCGAAGACGGCCACCCCTGTTAATAAGGGCTGTGTTATGGCCGCGCCTCTTATGTCTGAAGACATAATCGGCATTGTCATATTAAAGCGCGGCAGGCATCAGCAGCCGTTTGATTCCGTTGATCAGGATATACTTTCTATGCTGGTTACGCAGGTATCAATGGGCATAAAGAATATCCAGCTTTATGAAGAGCAGCAGAAGTTGATACTCGGCAGCATAAAATCCATGGTGAAGCTCCTTGACGCGAAGGTCCCCCGTGAATACACGCATACGCCTTACTTCAGCAAGCTGGTGGGGGATATCGCGCATCAGATGCGGTTGAACGAAAGCGACATACGTATCCTGAAGTACGCGAGCATGCTTCATGATGTCGGCAAGATAGATATCCCCAGTGAAATACTTATGAAGCCGACACCGCTTACAAAGAAAGAGTTCGGATTGATCAAAGGCCATCCTGTCGCGGGCGCGAAGATGTTCAAGCCCCTTCAGATCCTTAAGCCCGTCATACCCATAATACTGCATCATCACGAAAAATATGACGGACAGGGTTATCCTTCCGGGCTTAAGAAAGGCAGGATCCCTCTGGGCGCGAGGATAATGTCGGTTGCCGACGCCTTTGAGGCCATGGTTTTCGGCCGCCCCTATAAAGAGAGGATGAATGTCATTCAGGCGGTAAATGAGATAAAGAGGCAGAGCGGCTCGCAGTTCGATCCCAAGGTAGTAGATGCATTTCTGAAGGTATTGAAGAGTTTCAGGATAAAAAAATACTTGAAGAGGGAACGCTCAAAAGTTATAATGAAATAA
- a CDS encoding SPOR domain-containing protein, with the protein MDFRHTSTQLELFSEGEHGPAPRGGACKRSFKISIKRHEKQIMLLICFIVCGVVFFSFGFERGRRLAGSGGIAGAGNTRMKAIAAPKAVQKGAEIQRPAEKSGGEVLLAKGGSARIQGSAPGASEYYTIQIASYTKQEHAKSAAQRFEKKGYKTIVMPKGKYVVLCIGNFPSKDKAQVSLKELKKEKQYSDSFVRRL; encoded by the coding sequence ATGGATTTCAGGCATACATCCACACAATTAGAGCTTTTTTCTGAGGGAGAGCACGGCCCGGCGCCAAGGGGCGGCGCCTGCAAGCGGTCGTTCAAAATTAGCATCAAGCGGCATGAGAAGCAGATAATGCTGCTTATATGTTTTATAGTATGCGGCGTCGTGTTCTTTTCTTTTGGTTTTGAAAGAGGCAGGCGCCTGGCAGGTTCCGGCGGAATCGCCGGGGCAGGCAATACCCGGATGAAGGCGATCGCCGCGCCTAAGGCAGTTCAGAAAGGGGCAGAGATCCAGAGGCCTGCTGAGAAGTCAGGCGGGGAAGTCCTGCTGGCGAAGGGGGGGAGCGCGCGGATACAGGGCAGCGCCCCCGGAGCAAGCGAATACTATACGATACAGATCGCCTCTTATACTAAACAAGAGCACGCGAAATCAGCAGCGCAGAGGTTTGAGAAAAAGGGCTACAAGACGATAGTTATGCCTAAGGGCAAATATGTGGTTTTATGCATCGGCAATTTTCCTTCAAAAGACAAGGCGCAGGTTTCACTGAAGGAGCTTAAGAAGGAAAAACAATATAGTGACAGTTTTGTCAGGAGGTTATGA
- a CDS encoding general secretion pathway protein GspB produces the protein MSIIYEALKKTQAQTHFIPKPAVRRRRLPAAAVLILPVAAIVAAGIFLKIKRQPRNDEMILARTEQAQSIEEAPAAEQADAGPAISGQREQDPASLPPPAPEFNLSGILYSEDEKWAIVNGLTLHEEDTVEGRKILEIHPDEVVLEYGGEITIVKYNK, from the coding sequence ATGAGTATAATATACGAAGCGTTAAAAAAGACCCAGGCGCAAACACACTTCATCCCCAAACCAGCCGTAAGGCGCCGCCGCCTCCCTGCCGCCGCGGTATTAATATTGCCTGTCGCCGCTATTGTTGCCGCGGGAATATTCCTGAAGATCAAGCGTCAGCCGCGTAACGATGAAATGATCTTAGCGCGCACAGAACAGGCGCAGAGCATCGAAGAGGCGCCGGCCGCTGAACAGGCAGATGCCGGCCCCGCAATATCAGGCCAGCGTGAGCAGGACCCTGCCTCCCTGCCGCCGCCCGCGCCGGAATTCAATCTCAGCGGGATCCTTTATTCCGAAGACGAAAAATGGGCGATCGTTAACGGTTTGACCTTGCACGAAGAAGACACTGTAGAGGGACGAAAGATACTGGAGATCCACCCTGATGAAGTGGTGCTGGAATACGGCGGGGAAATAACTATAGTAAAATATAATAAGTAG
- a CDS encoding small basic protein: MMSIHPSLGSSIKHKKQKSVLKRTEKLKSLLEKGKWSEGESVFGLPKIKTVRIKIKKEKAVKEPTAEAAAAGGAPAGGTREAAPKGAAPSKGAAPSGK; encoded by the coding sequence ATGATGTCGATACACCCGTCGCTTGGTTCATCCATTAAACACAAAAAACAGAAGTCGGTTTTAAAGAGAACGGAAAAGTTAAAATCGTTATTAGAGAAAGGCAAATGGAGCGAGGGTGAGTCTGTCTTCGGCTTGCCCAAGATAAAGACCGTAAGGATCAAGATCAAGAAGGAAAAGGCGGTTAAGGAACCCACTGCCGAGGCCGCGGCAGCAGGCGGCGCTCCCGCGGGCGGAACCAGGGAAGCAGCGCCTAAGGGCGCGGCTCCATCTAAAGGCGCGGCTCCATCCGGAAAGTAA
- a CDS encoding AAA family ATPase: MYCDFFNLKERPFNVTADPSFFFSARHHKEALAHLIYGIKERKGVILITGEVGTGKTTLCRALLNILDDNTKTAFVINPSFSGNELLKAITGDFGIPVTKNTNLSYIWALNKFLINESGKGKNVVLVIDESQNLNPEDLELVRLLSNLETEKDKLLQIILIGQPELNALLDLHVLRQLKQRIAVHYHLNPMDKEETRQYILHRVKVASREKCVLAFDDGAVEMIYEFSRGVPRLINIACDRALLAAFNRSNPRIHPDLTKEAIKELQFIP; this comes from the coding sequence ATGTACTGCGATTTCTTCAATCTAAAGGAAAGGCCATTTAACGTTACCGCTGACCCCTCCTTCTTTTTCTCTGCCAGGCACCACAAGGAGGCCCTGGCGCATTTGATCTACGGCATAAAGGAAAGAAAGGGGGTGATACTTATCACAGGCGAGGTGGGCACGGGAAAGACCACCCTTTGCAGGGCGCTGTTAAACATCCTGGATGACAATACCAAGACGGCGTTCGTGATCAATCCGTCATTCTCCGGGAACGAACTGCTCAAGGCAATAACCGGCGATTTCGGCATACCTGTCACAAAAAATACAAATCTATCCTATATCTGGGCGCTGAATAAATTCCTTATAAATGAATCCGGCAAAGGTAAAAACGTCGTGCTGGTAATAGACGAGTCGCAAAACTTAAACCCTGAAGACCTGGAATTGGTACGCCTGCTCTCCAATCTTGAGACAGAGAAGGACAAGCTGCTGCAGATCATACTGATCGGGCAGCCGGAGTTGAACGCGCTGCTTGACCTGCATGTCCTGCGGCAGCTGAAACAGAGGATAGCGGTGCATTACCACCTGAACCCCATGGATAAAGAAGAGACAAGGCAATACATACTTCACAGGGTAAAGGTCGCCTCCAGGGAAAAATGCGTTCTGGCGTTTGATGACGGCGCCGTAGAGATGATCTACGAATTCTCGCGGGGCGTGCCTCGCTTGATCAATATTGCCTGCGACAGGGCGCTGTTGGCGGCATTTAACCGCAGCAACCCGAGGATCCACCCGGACCTGACAAAAGAAGCGATAAAAGAACTGCAGTTTATACCATGA
- a CDS encoding LysM peptidoglycan-binding domain-containing M23 family metallopeptidase codes for MREIVAIASILFLLSGCAMRQPVTPTVSAGKYHNVRRGETLWRIARMHSVSVDALVEANGITNPRQVETGRRLLIPEIKEFDNIERSSAASRDFAWPVRGSIVSAFGNLRNRVNNKGIDIQVNSASNVSASRGGVVTFVGRDLHGWGNSLIIDHGDGFETVYAGLSRINAGAGDRVASGDTIGLINASGGAHALLHFEVRKGHIPKDPLYYLP; via the coding sequence ATGAGAGAAATAGTTGCTATTGCCTCTATATTATTTTTGTTAAGCGGATGCGCGATGAGGCAGCCGGTTACTCCTACGGTGAGCGCGGGCAAGTATCACAATGTCCGGCGCGGCGAGACCCTCTGGAGGATAGCCAGGATGCATAGCGTGTCTGTTGACGCGCTGGTTGAGGCAAACGGTATTACCAATCCGCGCCAGGTAGAAACCGGGCGTAGGTTATTGATACCCGAAATAAAGGAATTTGACAATATTGAGCGTTCATCCGCCGCCTCCCGGGATTTTGCCTGGCCGGTAAGGGGCAGCATAGTATCCGCTTTCGGGAATCTAAGAAACAGGGTAAATAATAAAGGAATTGACATTCAGGTAAATTCGGCTTCAAATGTATCTGCTTCCAGGGGCGGGGTTGTGACATTCGTGGGAAGAGACCTTCACGGATGGGGTAATTCCCTGATAATTGACCACGGAGACGGTTTTGAAACGGTATATGCCGGGCTTTCGCGGATAAATGCCGGGGCAGGAGACAGGGTCGCGTCGGGAGATACGATCGGTCTGATCAATGCATCAGGCGGCGCTCACGCCCTTCTCCATTTTGAGGTGCGCAAAGGCCATATACCCAAAGATCCTCTTTACTATTTGCCATGA
- a CDS encoding site-2 protease family protein: MIAQDLSATVLMVVIFYFAVVFHEVSHGFVALKLGDHTALMAGRLTLNPLVHIDIFGTIVFPALLILSGSRFIFGWAKPVPVNFRNLHNPKRDMIWVGLSGCAVNFMIALLLALVIRFTPVLSLKALYFLRLAVYINLLLAVFNLIPIPPLDGSRVLMGILPSRISMAYAALEPIGMFVLLFLLFAGLFGRILLPAVNAIIRIFGI; this comes from the coding sequence ATGATAGCCCAAGATCTAAGCGCGACAGTATTAATGGTGGTCATATTCTACTTTGCCGTGGTGTTCCACGAGGTCAGCCATGGTTTTGTCGCGCTTAAGCTCGGCGACCACACCGCTCTAATGGCAGGGCGCCTTACTCTCAATCCTTTGGTCCATATAGATATCTTCGGGACGATAGTATTCCCCGCCTTGCTTATTCTAAGCGGTTCCAGGTTTATTTTTGGCTGGGCAAAACCCGTGCCGGTTAATTTCAGGAATCTCCATAACCCCAAGAGGGATATGATCTGGGTAGGGCTTTCCGGATGCGCCGTAAACTTTATGATCGCCTTATTGCTTGCTTTAGTTATAAGATTTACCCCTGTTTTGAGTTTAAAGGCGCTATATTTTTTGAGGCTGGCAGTGTACATTAACCTTCTGCTTGCCGTATTCAATCTTATACCTATACCTCCTCTTGACGGATCCAGGGTCTTAATGGGTATCTTGCCTTCCAGGATCTCTATGGCTTACGCGGCGCTGGAACCGATAGGTATGTTTGTCCTGTTGTTTCTGCTGTTTGCCGGGCTGTTCGGCAGGATACTGCTGCCGGCGGTCAATGCCATAATAAGGATATTCGGCATATGA
- a CDS encoding HIT domain-containing protein, with translation MDKLWAPWRMKYLRQGGNKRKCIFCGAAGTRSDKKHFVVLRSRNSLALLNIFPYNNGHLMVVPRRHVAELSGLSKEEIADLIGLLNRSKLLLDKVLKPQGYNVGMNLGKVSGAGFPGHLHIHIVPRWAEDTNFMPVIAGTKVISQSLEELYNILRHAEKQLHRRV, from the coding sequence ATGGACAAGTTATGGGCGCCGTGGCGCATGAAATATCTCAGGCAAGGCGGGAATAAACGCAAATGTATATTCTGTGGCGCGGCCGGCACAAGATCCGATAAGAAGCATTTTGTGGTCTTGCGAAGCAGGAATTCCCTGGCCCTGTTGAATATATTTCCCTATAACAATGGCCATCTTATGGTAGTGCCGCGCAGGCATGTGGCAGAGCTGTCAGGGCTTAGTAAGGAAGAGATAGCAGACCTTATCGGGCTGTTGAACAGGTCTAAGCTTCTCCTGGATAAGGTGCTTAAGCCGCAGGGATACAATGTAGGCATGAATCTGGGAAAGGTAAGCGGCGCGGGCTTCCCCGGGCACCTGCATATACACATCGTGCCGCGCTGGGCTGAAGACACGAATTTTATGCCGGTTATAGCCGGCACCAAAGTAATATCACAGTCGCTGGAAGAGCTGTATAATATCTTGAGGCATGCGGAAAAGCAATTACATAGAAGAGTTTGA
- the aroB gene encoding 3-dehydroquinate synthase, which yields MKNIKVDLGERSYDIHIGSGVIARAGGILRRLDPGTDALIVTNRFLKNRFSSGIRGSLGSSGISVKIIEVPDSETAKSIKCAWALVEKIARMDVHRRIFLVALGGGVIGDLTGFVAAVYKRGIPYVQVPTTLLSQVDSSIGGKTGIDLVSGKNLCGAFYQPIAVISDIALLRELPARQIRAGLSEAVKYGLIMDKDLFRLIEKEYVKLLSCDRNIMEPVVRRCAALKAGIVSRDEREKKGLRTILNFGHTVAHAIEQAGRYSLYGHGEALALGMAAEADISRRLGLLSSQDHKRIAGLIKAMGLPSRITGIGVEPIMRAQAHDKKFSGKVNRFVLIKGIGKALVRENIPERVIRDSLKALRK from the coding sequence ATGAAGAATATTAAAGTTGACCTGGGCGAGCGTTCCTACGATATACACATCGGCAGCGGCGTGATCGCCAGGGCGGGCGGTATATTGCGCCGCCTGGATCCCGGCACGGACGCCTTGATCGTAACCAACCGTTTTCTAAAAAACAGATTCTCTTCCGGTATCCGCGGCTCCCTGGGATCTTCCGGTATATCGGTAAAGATCATTGAAGTCCCTGATTCAGAAACCGCGAAGTCCATAAAGTGTGCCTGGGCCCTGGTCGAAAAGATCGCCCGTATGGATGTGCATAGGCGGATATTCCTTGTGGCGCTGGGAGGGGGAGTAATAGGCGACCTGACCGGTTTCGTCGCGGCCGTGTATAAGAGAGGTATCCCTTATGTCCAGGTCCCTACGACCCTGCTTTCGCAGGTTGATTCCAGTATTGGCGGCAAGACCGGAATTGACCTTGTTTCAGGCAAGAATCTTTGCGGCGCGTTTTATCAGCCCATAGCCGTGATCAGCGATATTGCGTTATTGCGGGAATTACCGGCCAGGCAGATACGCGCGGGGCTTTCAGAGGCGGTTAAATACGGCCTTATAATGGACAAGGATTTATTCCGGCTCATTGAAAAAGAATATGTGAAGCTGCTTTCCTGCGACCGGAACATAATGGAGCCGGTTGTCAGAAGATGCGCCGCGCTTAAGGCGGGGATAGTTTCCAGGGATGAGAGGGAGAAGAAGGGCCTGCGCACGATATTGAATTTCGGTCACACCGTGGCCCACGCGATCGAACAGGCAGGCAGATACAGCTTATACGGGCACGGCGAGGCGCTCGCGTTGGGCATGGCTGCCGAAGCTGATATCAGCAGGCGATTGGGCCTGCTCAGCAGCCAGGACCACAAAAGAATAGCCGGCCTTATAAAAGCTATGGGGCTGCCGTCCAGGATCACGGGTATAGGCGTAGAGCCGATCATGCGGGCGCAGGCGCACGATAAAAAATTCTCAGGCAAGGTCAACAGGTTCGTTTTGATAAAGGGTATCGGGAAGGCGTTAGTGCGCGAAAACATCCCTGAACGTGTTATACGGGATTCATTGAAAGCGCTGCGGAAGTAG
- a CDS encoding metallophosphoesterase family protein, translating to MKIGVVSDTHYPETCSRLPDAVFSGLKSADLVLHCGDLTDIAVLDIFRERLPGVEVKAVRGNMDSAKAKNALPVKQILEAGGFKIGLTHGCGHPDDIIDMVNKIFEGERLDAIVFGHTHKPFNKEIGGVLYFNPGSLCDKIFAPYNSYGILEVDKGIKGKIIRIN from the coding sequence ATGAAGATAGGGGTTGTTTCCGACACGCATTATCCTGAAACCTGCAGCCGGCTGCCCGACGCGGTATTCAGCGGCCTTAAGTCGGCCGACCTTGTATTGCACTGCGGGGACTTAACAGACATCGCGGTCCTTGATATCTTCAGGGAAAGATTGCCCGGCGTAGAAGTGAAGGCGGTAAGGGGGAATATGGATTCCGCGAAGGCAAAGAACGCCCTTCCTGTTAAGCAGATACTGGAGGCCGGCGGTTTTAAGATAGGGCTTACTCACGGCTGCGGGCATCCCGATGATATCATAGACATGGTTAATAAGATATTTGAAGGCGAACGGCTTGACGCGATCGTGTTCGGCCACACACATAAGCCGTTCAACAAAGAAATAGGCGGGGTGCTTTATTTTAATCCCGGCTCGCTTTGCGATAAAATATTCGCGCCGTATAACTCTTACGGCATATTGGAGGTAGACAAGGGTATAAAAGGTAAAATAATCCGTATTAATTGA